In a genomic window of Nostoc sp. UHCC 0870:
- a CDS encoding CHAT domain-containing protein has protein sequence MMLKRHHLLGWLFLCSLIFNLVINQIFITDGSMELAAARSLVKTASVLSKVNTKNDIQPASGNLKENRGDVCIDQINSQSDNQGIGENFRRQSIGNKLSLVAENIRYTSNNLNSAIADIGDLQMIEIEKYYGRNCHFLANSQRTDLSLSKTNTAIFHSIILEERTAIIVSFPRDNQRLKLQWINVNSQAFREEVNQFRISLENYANITYNPQQAQKLYNWIIRPFINDLESLQIKTLVFIQDGILRSVPMAALHDGEKFLVEKYAIATTPSLNVTNLQTSRQKKARALAVGLTKDAIIDGRRFHALKNVRAEINQVKMQIPGSKQLLDEDFTRDRLQSELSQNFYPIIHIATHGQFGELPNDTFLVTGDNQKLTISELDRILRSIYNYYKYIDLLVLTACETAIGNDRAALGLAGVAVQAGVKTALASLWSINDASTVKLVTKFYEAWYHSGVSKAEALRIAQRSLIASDGVSSHPAYWAAFILVGNWL, from the coding sequence ATGATGCTAAAGCGACATCACTTATTAGGATGGCTATTTCTGTGTAGCCTGATTTTCAACTTAGTAATCAACCAGATTTTTATCACAGATGGATCGATGGAATTGGCAGCAGCAAGAAGTTTAGTAAAGACAGCTAGTGTATTATCTAAAGTCAATACAAAAAATGATATTCAACCAGCATCTGGAAATTTAAAAGAAAATCGTGGTGATGTTTGTATTGATCAAATAAATTCGCAGTCTGATAATCAAGGTATTGGGGAAAATTTCCGCCGTCAATCAATTGGTAACAAACTAAGTTTAGTAGCGGAAAATATCCGGTATACGAGTAACAATCTTAACTCAGCAATTGCCGATATTGGTGATTTGCAAATGATAGAGATAGAAAAATATTATGGTCGGAATTGTCACTTCTTGGCAAATAGCCAGAGAACTGATTTAAGTTTATCAAAAACCAACACAGCAATTTTTCACTCCATCATTTTAGAGGAACGGACTGCAATTATAGTGAGTTTTCCTAGGGATAACCAAAGATTAAAATTGCAGTGGATTAACGTGAATAGCCAAGCTTTCCGAGAAGAAGTCAACCAATTTCGCATAAGTTTAGAAAACTATGCAAACATTACTTACAATCCCCAGCAAGCACAAAAGCTGTATAACTGGATCATTCGACCTTTTATTAATGATCTAGAGTCATTGCAAATTAAAACTCTCGTTTTCATCCAAGATGGAATTCTTCGCAGTGTACCAATGGCTGCACTGCATGATGGCGAAAAATTTTTGGTTGAAAAATATGCGATCGCCACTACTCCTAGTCTAAATGTGACCAATCTGCAAACATCAAGGCAGAAAAAAGCGCGAGCATTAGCTGTTGGCTTAACTAAAGATGCCATCATTGATGGGCGCAGATTTCACGCTTTAAAAAACGTCCGCGCAGAAATTAATCAAGTTAAGATGCAGATTCCAGGTAGCAAGCAGTTGCTAGATGAAGATTTTACACGCGATCGCCTGCAATCAGAACTCAGCCAAAATTTTTACCCCATTATTCACATTGCTACACATGGTCAGTTTGGTGAGCTTCCCAATGATACTTTCCTCGTCACAGGTGACAATCAAAAGCTGACTATCTCTGAGTTAGACCGCATTTTACGTAGTATTTATAACTACTATAAATATATAGATTTACTAGTGCTAACTGCTTGTGAAACCGCCATTGGTAATGATCGTGCTGCCCTAGGTTTGGCTGGAGTGGCAGTACAAGCTGGTGTAAAAACTGCCTTAGCTTCCCTATGGTCGATTAACGATGCTTCTACTGTGAAACTAGTGACTAAATTTTACGAAGCCTGGTATCATTCTGGTGTGAGTAAAGCAGAGGCTCTACGCATAGCACAGCGATCGCTAATTGCAAGTGATGGAGTATCTTCTCACCCCGCTTACTGGGCAGCATTTATACTTGTGGGAAATTGGCTTTAG
- a CDS encoding type II toxin-antitoxin system PemK/MazF family toxin: MKRGDIYYANLSRTLGSEMDKRRPVLIVSNDANNRAASTVTILPLTSNVSRVYPFEVLLNPEDSGLPLASKVQAQQVRTISKQRIVSEVVNSLSEELMQLVDASLKLHLELEKR, encoded by the coding sequence ATGAAGCGTGGTGATATTTATTACGCTAATCTCAGTCGGACTTTAGGCTCTGAGATGGATAAACGCCGCCCAGTGCTGATAGTTAGCAATGATGCTAATAATCGCGCAGCTAGCACGGTAACAATTTTACCCCTTACATCCAATGTCAGCCGTGTTTACCCCTTCGAGGTTTTACTGAATCCAGAAGATAGTGGTTTACCATTAGCGTCCAAAGTACAGGCGCAGCAGGTAAGAACAATTTCCAAGCAAAGGATTGTGTCAGAGGTGGTAAATAGTTTAAGTGAAGAGTTGATGCAATTAGTAGATGCGTCTCTCAAACTACATTTAGAGTTGGAGAAAAGGTAA
- a CDS encoding ribbon-helix-helix domain-containing protein: MQVEKLSISLPASLVQFIEGYKVAHECKSRSQVIEKALQLLRTQELEQAYREASAEVDNDWEITITDGLTDEAW; the protein is encoded by the coding sequence ATGCAAGTTGAAAAGCTATCAATTTCCTTACCAGCTTCCCTGGTGCAATTTATTGAAGGTTACAAAGTAGCCCATGAATGTAAATCTCGCTCCCAAGTCATTGAAAAAGCATTGCAGTTGTTGCGAACACAGGAACTAGAACAGGCTTACCGAGAAGCATCTGCGGAAGTTGACAATGATTGGGAAATCACGATTACAGATGGATTAACTGATGAAGCGTGGTGA
- a CDS encoding SGNH/GDSL hydrolase family protein, which produces MKLLLVIFGVVVVALVLGEIGLRSLFGFGNPLTYIADDNIGYLLAPNQRTRRFGNRIEINEYSMRSGSISKIPAPSTLRILILGDSIANGGWWTDQANTISSLLMASLSHRQPTEVMNASANSWGPRNELAYLQKFGTFQAQVVVLLLNTDDLFATAPTSLPVGRDRNYPNQKPALAYIEVWQRYLQKPTPHPELKAIPKEKGDIVAVNLETIGKIQTFAREHNTKFLLAMTPLLREIGEPGPRDYEIKTRQRLKDFTQDQQITYIDFLPIFNATDNPKALYQDHIHLNLQGNQLVSQEIERSLMN; this is translated from the coding sequence GTGAAATTATTATTGGTGATTTTTGGGGTAGTCGTGGTAGCTTTAGTGCTAGGGGAAATCGGATTGCGATCGCTATTTGGTTTTGGTAATCCTCTGACTTATATTGCTGATGATAATATCGGTTACTTGTTAGCACCAAACCAACGCACGCGCCGCTTTGGTAATCGGATTGAGATTAATGAGTATTCTATGCGGAGTGGGTCTATATCCAAAATACCTGCACCCTCAACCCTAAGAATATTAATCTTAGGAGACTCAATTGCTAATGGTGGTTGGTGGACAGATCAAGCTAATACTATTTCTAGCTTGCTGATGGCTAGCCTGTCTCATCGTCAACCTACAGAAGTGATGAATGCTTCTGCTAACTCCTGGGGGCCAAGAAATGAACTCGCTTATCTCCAGAAATTCGGGACTTTCCAGGCTCAGGTGGTAGTCTTATTGCTGAATACAGATGATTTATTTGCTACTGCACCTACATCATTACCAGTAGGACGCGATCGCAATTACCCTAATCAAAAACCAGCCTTAGCATATATAGAAGTATGGCAGCGTTATCTACAAAAGCCAACGCCACATCCAGAACTCAAAGCCATACCCAAAGAAAAAGGCGATATAGTTGCAGTTAATTTAGAGACTATTGGTAAAATTCAGACATTCGCCCGTGAACACAATACCAAATTCTTGCTAGCCATGACTCCCCTGTTGCGAGAAATTGGTGAACCCGGCCCCCGTGACTATGAAATTAAAACCCGTCAACGCCTCAAAGACTTTACCCAAGACCAACAAATTACCTATATAGATTTTCTCCCCATATTTAACGCTACCGACAACCCCAAAGCCTTATACCAAGACCACATTCATCTCAACTTACAAGGGAATCAGTTAGTTAGTCAAGAAATTGAGCGATCGCTGATGAATTGA
- a CDS encoding DUF928 domain-containing protein translates to MTTDNKKSWHKLWHTRVLTSCILSGILGVTQTALAGYKPPKDQKPPSGYSDSSGVRGRCRTISEQSLRLLAPVTHVGQTTSTHPTFAWVASDNEPIPIEFSLYEFDSNLKPKKLDSYTQTFPSSSSLMKRSLSKDLPGLTVGKRYLWQVQILCNPNRPSRHPIARAEIKVVPAPLTLVNNLATTDDPSLKANLYGRYGMWYDAIKEALPFTTKEGIGQTLTDLVASLAQLENPVETDKLLNIALINKE, encoded by the coding sequence ATGACGACTGACAACAAAAAATCCTGGCATAAACTTTGGCATACCAGGGTTTTAACAAGTTGTATTTTGAGTGGGATTCTAGGTGTAACTCAGACTGCACTCGCTGGGTATAAACCACCCAAAGATCAAAAACCTCCAAGCGGGTATTCAGACTCATCAGGTGTACGAGGAAGGTGTCGTACTATCAGTGAACAATCGCTCAGACTACTAGCTCCTGTCACCCATGTAGGACAAACTACTTCAACTCACCCGACGTTTGCTTGGGTTGCATCTGATAACGAGCCTATACCCATAGAATTTAGCCTCTACGAATTCGATAGCAACCTCAAACCCAAAAAACTCGATAGTTATACACAGACTTTCCCCAGTTCATCAAGTCTCATGAAGCGATCGCTATCCAAAGACTTACCAGGTTTGACCGTAGGTAAAAGGTATCTCTGGCAGGTGCAAATTTTGTGTAACCCTAACCGTCCTTCTCGTCATCCCATTGCTAGAGCAGAAATAAAAGTTGTACCAGCACCTCTAACTCTTGTAAATAACTTGGCTACTACTGATGATCCATCCCTCAAAGCCAATTTATATGGAAGATATGGTATGTGGTATGACGCTATCAAAGAGGCTCTTCCATTTACTACCAAAGAGGGAATCGGTCAAACTTTAACTGATTTAGTAGCGAGTCTTGCCCAATTAGAGAATCCTGTAGAAACAGACAAGTTATTAAATATCGCTTTGATCAACAAAGAGTAG
- a CDS encoding beta-propeller fold lactonase family protein, with protein MLNTILNFVEVQKNLHLASSVTISADGEFLYATTLDNPLTPEINESAIAVFRRDALTGKLSFVEAQRDDIGNINGLGGAYSSAISPDGTYLYVAGFDDAAIARFQRDTITGELIFIDFQQDDDLLGGVTAIAISPDSEFLYAIASNEESIAVFARDPITGELNFFEVIQDVNGLGGAYSLILSPDGKFIYTVGIVDEAIAVFERDLITDKLNFVEVQTGYTDSIDEPFIPYSLTISPDGKYLYGVGVSGVIAVFERDNSTGSLSLVELQEDAASDTEGLAGVNAITISPDGKFLYAAIFPDDAVAIFRRDAATGKLSFIEFQQDNTDGVDGLDGVFSLTTSPDGKFIYAVGFADAAVAVFSQNVLPTSTDTNIYTQPNSLYTFKSADFPFSDADTDDSLQAVQIVSLPQLGEFFLDSNDDQKLNDGELIAIGQTIQIAELRQLKFQTDKTAIGDNYTSFQFKVNDGAEDSNEANKLTINVQGTIINNTKDDIFTIKNSDITTKAKLQFELTKISANTIYELGVFSVDDAQGNINGIAPGTSNYNLTALERAKVVLFSLADAPNAFNPLDLQRIIEFNSGENFRFYLIPNSTTNEVLSGKISFSEVVFLSNQNIQVEDDGFSLNLSDFGVKIQTTQQVLPLGISQQTKHQGELIDLRGVTQPVKAEFIVNREAAFDNFVGFYQVVDENGGIDTNGDGTADILVGQAGYTQAAVRGRVSGIDLIVRNQSTEIYTGFFEHGAIFAPFMIVNSRPDAVLNGENNPAVYFPFLGANADKTDHIHLLGDNTFGFEDLVNGGDRDYNDMIVRVNLSFI; from the coding sequence ATGCTAAACACAATTCTGAATTTTGTAGAAGTGCAAAAAAATCTGCATCTCGCTAGTTCTGTAACGATCAGTGCTGACGGCGAATTTCTCTATGCAACAACATTAGATAATCCGTTAACACCGGAAATCAATGAGTCAGCGATCGCAGTATTTCGGCGAGATGCTCTTACAGGTAAACTAAGTTTCGTAGAAGCTCAACGGGATGATATAGGCAATATTAATGGGTTAGGTGGTGCTTATTCGAGCGCAATTAGCCCTGATGGTACTTACCTCTATGTAGCGGGATTTGATGATGCAGCGATCGCCAGATTTCAGAGAGATACGATTACAGGCGAGTTGATTTTTATCGACTTTCAACAAGATGATGATCTCCTGGGTGGTGTCACTGCGATCGCTATTAGTCCTGATAGTGAATTTCTCTATGCGATCGCTTCTAATGAGGAATCTATAGCAGTATTTGCACGAGATCCCATTACAGGTGAACTGAATTTCTTTGAAGTTATACAAGATGTGAATGGGCTAGGTGGTGCTTATTCCCTCATCCTTAGCCCTGATGGTAAATTTATTTACACAGTTGGAATTGTTGATGAAGCTATAGCGGTATTTGAGCGCGATTTGATCACTGATAAACTGAATTTTGTAGAGGTTCAAACAGGTTATACAGATAGTATTGATGAGCCATTTATTCCCTACTCTCTAACTATTAGCCCCGATGGTAAATATCTCTATGGGGTGGGAGTGAGTGGTGTCATCGCCGTATTTGAGCGAGATAACAGCACAGGTAGTTTAAGTTTAGTAGAACTTCAAGAAGATGCTGCAAGCGATACCGAGGGACTGGCTGGTGTCAACGCCATTACTATCAGCCCCGATGGTAAATTTCTCTATGCGGCTATATTTCCAGATGACGCAGTGGCTATATTTCGGCGGGATGCAGCTACAGGTAAACTGAGTTTCATCGAATTTCAACAAGATAATACCGACGGTGTAGATGGGTTAGATGGTGTTTTCTCCCTCACCACCAGCCCCGATGGTAAGTTTATCTATGCAGTCGGATTTGCTGATGCGGCTGTAGCGGTGTTTAGCCAAAATGTCCTTCCTACTTCCACAGATACCAACATCTACACTCAGCCCAACAGCCTCTACACCTTCAAATCTGCTGACTTCCCATTTAGTGATGCTGACACTGACGACAGCTTACAAGCTGTGCAGATTGTCAGTTTACCACAATTAGGAGAGTTTTTTCTAGATAGCAATGACGATCAAAAGCTCAACGATGGCGAACTTATTGCTATTGGACAAACTATTCAGATAGCAGAGTTACGCCAGCTAAAGTTCCAGACTGATAAAACTGCGATCGGTGACAATTATACGAGTTTTCAATTCAAAGTTAATGATGGTGCAGAAGATAGTAATGAGGCGAATAAATTAACTATTAATGTCCAGGGAACAATCATAAATAACACTAAAGATGATATTTTTACTATCAAAAATTCAGATATTACTACCAAAGCAAAACTACAATTTGAACTCACAAAAATTAGTGCTAATACTATTTATGAGTTAGGCGTATTTAGCGTTGATGATGCACAAGGTAATATTAATGGTATAGCCCCAGGTACAAGTAATTACAATCTCACCGCATTAGAACGAGCTAAAGTAGTTTTATTCTCTCTAGCCGATGCGCCCAATGCTTTTAATCCCCTTGACTTACAAAGAATAATAGAATTTAATTCGGGGGAGAATTTCAGGTTTTACTTGATACCTAATAGTACAACTAATGAGGTGTTATCAGGAAAAATATCGTTCTCTGAAGTAGTGTTTCTCTCGAATCAAAATATTCAAGTAGAAGATGATGGTTTCTCTTTAAATTTATCAGATTTCGGAGTGAAGATTCAAACTACACAACAAGTATTACCCCTGGGTATTAGTCAACAAACAAAACATCAAGGTGAATTGATTGATTTGCGGGGTGTAACACAACCAGTCAAAGCTGAATTTATCGTCAATAGAGAAGCAGCATTTGATAATTTTGTCGGCTTCTATCAAGTGGTTGATGAGAATGGCGGGATTGATACTAATGGCGATGGGACAGCAGATATTTTAGTAGGACAGGCTGGTTATACACAAGCGGCGGTGCGTGGACGAGTGAGTGGGATTGATTTGATTGTGCGTAACCAAAGTACAGAAATTTACACTGGTTTTTTCGAGCATGGGGCTATTTTTGCGCCATTTATGATTGTTAATAGTAGACCCGATGCAGTTCTGAATGGAGAAAATAATCCGGCGGTTTATTTTCCCTTTTTAGGTGCGAATGCTGACAAGACAGATCATATACATTTATTGGGTGATAATACTTTCGGTTTTGAAGATTTAGTTAATGGTGGTGATAGAGATTATAATGATATGATTGTGCGCGTTAATTTAAGTTTTATTTAA